From Apium graveolens cultivar Ventura chromosome 9, ASM990537v1, whole genome shotgun sequence, the proteins below share one genomic window:
- the LOC141684519 gene encoding uncharacterized protein LOC141684519 isoform X1 → MGTVNSACIRCDNNRKVTSSIGEPLNKRGSPSRTVRNSSMSDNLWNGSTFDKKNSAAQSGGSYSIVSTSNQTREVGGSGNGNNPSEFVNHGLLLWNQSRQQWVGNKKSENRGTQIHEPRLSSRSTSWSPSSSNCLLFLILYISSCFSAFFGIIFTIFGWSSTYESLLTSNKRFTKPIPLAEMVDFLVDIWEQDGMYD, encoded by the exons GACAGTCAACAGTGCTTGTATTCGATGCGATAATAACCGCAAAGTGACTTCCTCAATTGGTGAGCCACTAAACAAACGTGGATCCCCTTCCAGGACAGTAAGAAACTCCAGTATGTCAGACAATCTGTGGAATGGTAGCACATTTGATAAGAAAAACAGTGCTGCCCAATCAGGAGGAAGCTACTCAATCGTCAGCACATCGAATCAAACCCGGGAAGTTGGCGGCTCTGGAAATGGAAACAATCCTTCTGAATTCGTAAATCATG GTCTTCTTCTTTGGAACCAGTCAAGGCAGCAGTGGGTAGGAAATAAGAAATCTGAAAACCGGGGAACACAGATTCACGAACCCAGATTAAG TTCACGTAGTACCTCTTGGTCCCCTTCTAGTTCCAATTGTTTGCTGTTCCTTATACTTTACATTAGCAGTTGCTTTTCAGCATTCTTTGGGATTATCTTTACAATTTTTGG TTGGAGTTCAACTTATGAGAGTTTGCTTACAAGTAACAAGCGTTTTACCAAGCCCATTCCTCTTGCT